The window ACTTATTTATCAACACTCCATAAATAACAAATTAgtttactttttatttattttttccgaGCTTTCATGGCTCTAAAAAAACATTGGAACCctatcctctctaataaatgaatattttttttcCACTTGTCACATTCTAATTCAATTTGCTAAATGTAATTTTGTGggtattttgaattaatttttttccataTATCATTTTATgaggttttttattttattaaattttacataatattttaatgtaataattataataaatatagtaataaatgaatatcaattttattgattaatttaccttttaccgaaataatatttcattttggatgGATGATTGGCTAAACTGTGGTGAACTACTACTCCATTTCTCGAACCTTTACTCCATCCAAAAGAAGAAGCATTGTTTGGTAGTTAATTGTATTTTCTCTTACCTTTACTCCATCCAAAAGAAGAAGCATTGTTTGGTTAGTACCTCGGCTTCAAAAAGCATTGTTTGGTCGCTAATcgtatttttaatttatatataatttttccgTTGGTTCcaaaaaataaataagtaaagATATAGAAAAAGATATATTATTTCAATATTATACCTTTCTAAGTTGAAAATGTTCCATGGAAACATTGCAATTTCATAAAAGTATCCGAGCAATGGAAGGGAAAAAGTTTGTTTTTTTCTTTGGTGTTTCCGATTCAACATGGTTGAAACTTGAATGAGGTAGAAAGTGACATTATATTACCTTAATTTTCTTTTTTTGGATATATCGTTGTactaagtttgactttgactattACCGtgtgaaatataaaaaaaatactccCCCTTTAATGTAATCAACATGTGTCAACCTTCACAAATTACTTTATTCTATCAAAGTTTAATATAATCCTAAAAATAATGATGTATTTTGTAAAGATTAACATGTGACAGCCTTCACAAATTACTTTATTCTATCAGAGTTTATTATATCCAAAAAAAATAATGATGCATGTTGTAAAGATTAAATAAAGACAAATCCTTCCTAACATTAACTACCAATATTTGAGTAGTTACGATAAAGATAATATTATGAGTTGTAACTTGTACTTAAAAAGTTGTACATTCTCTCCAAGTTGCACCATCAACAAGCTACATAACATATCCAATGAGCTCAAAGCAACCATTTGCTTGGGTGAAAGTAAGGTCACCATTAATGGGGAAATGCCGGTTCTTGTGTGTCATTtgtctcttcttcatcctccccTCTTTACATCGAGCAGCAATTTCTTCTTCATGCCCAACAGATTTCAACTATGTCACCACCTTCCCATGGGATTCTTCCGCCTGCCGGACCACGACCACCAACGACACCGCCACCCCAAACTGCTGCCAAACTCTCCGGAGTCTCTTCGGCATCGGCCTCGCTCACCACCTCAACCAAACCTCAACTTTCTTGTTCCCAAACCTCCAATCCTCCATTTCTTGCCTTTCCGATTTCCAATCCCATCTCTCTTCAATCTCCATCACACAGATCTTCTCCACCTGCCTCACCTCCACCACTGAGTTCGTCGCAACCCCGTCAAAATGCGCTGAGATTGTGACGTTATCAGATTGGGTCAACAAATCAGGTCCGACCACCGCGCTTGACTCTTCCTGCAACGTTGATTTCGCAGGATTTCTCAGCTGCAGCTCCTGCCTTGATGCAGGAATGGCGGTTAACACCCGGTTAGTAGCTTTAAGCCGTAACTCAAGTAAATGCTTCACTTTCACCGCTCTATACGCCGCCGCAATCGTCAACAGTTTTGGCCCGGAAGACACTCGAACTGCCGATTGCATCCTCGGCGTACCTTTAGCTAAATCCAGATCCAATTCAAGATCCAAGAAAAACACCATTTTCGCGATTTTAGGAGCTTTGATCGGAACTCTCCTTTTTCTGGGTGCAGTTTTCGCGTACAGGAGATTCAAAAACAAAAGGAAAGAAAATCAATTTCACACAGATTATGTAAGAACAGTAAAAGCTCGTGTTTTGCCCAACACCGGTGCAAAATGGTTCCGTATAGCGGAGCTCGACGTCGCCACCGACGGATTCTCTGAACAAAACTTCATCGGTCAAGGTGGATTCGGGATTGTTTACAAAGGAACCCTATCCGATGGAACGGAGGTCGCCGTCAAAAAGATGACCAGCTTCGATACTGAAGCAGACGACGATTTTGTAAACGAAGCCGATATCATAAGCAAGATAAGACATCGGAATCTTCTCCCCCTTCGAGGATTTTGTGCAACTAGTGACGCCATTAAAGGAAACGAAAGGTACCTGGTTTATGATTTTATGCCAAATGGTAATTTACATGATCATATCTTCAATAAACGGACACCGGAAAAAAACTTAACTTGGCCTCAACGGAAATCGATCATTCTCGATGTTGCGAAAGGGCTATCTTATTTACACAACGGGATTAAACCCCCGATATTTCATCGCGATATAAAGGCGACAAACGTTCTTCTAGATTCAAACATGAAAGCCCTAGTTGCGGATTTCGGATTAGCTAAGCAAAGTAGAGACGGGCAGTCTCAGATGACCACCAGAGTCGCCGGAACTTATGGCTACGTAGCACCGGAATACGCTCTTTACGGGCAATTGACCGAAAAGAGCGACGTGTATAGCTTTGGGATCATCGTTCTTGAGATCATGAGTGGGAGGAAGGTGCTTGAAGAGGTGAAAGGGGCGGCGTATTCAGGGATGGTTCTGATCGCCGATTGGGCATGGGAGAAGGTGAAATCGGATCGAATTGATGAGGTTTTTGATGAGTCGATGAGAGAAGAAGGGACGTCGCCGATGGGTGTGATGGGTAGATTTGTAAGAGTTGGATTACTTTGTGCTCATGCCATGGTGGTGCTTCGACCTACCATTTCAGAAGCTCTGAAGATGTTGGAAGGTGATATTGACATTCCTCGGTTGCCGGACCGGCCACCGCCGCTTGGTCAAGAGTCTTTTGGACTGAGCTTCCGGCATGGTACCAGTTTGTGGTCGAGTAGCGATGGGTCGATAACGAGTCCAATTCTCAACACTTGAAAATTTTAAATGGTAATGTCTTTTGTACCATTTATGTAATTATAGGATTCTTAATCGTTCATTTTTCTCTATTTTTCTCTTTTACAAAGTTTGTTGAAAAATGATGCTTGTAAAATTTGAAGAACTTAATTTGTTATACATCGAACTAGATTTAGAAACTAAACACAAACCTATAAATGGTAAAACAGAATGTTTTTTTATCGTGTGAGCACAGTAAATTAATGAGATCTGTAAAGTAActtcacacacacaaaaattataaaagacttaaaaaatatatgtttaccaTATTAACCACAATAACAATAAAATGTGGAAGGACATAGACATTTGTGGAGGGGATGAATTTCCCAATAAAGCTAGAGAGCCCAATATACAACTACCTTTTGGATCCATAAATGATAAGTGCAAACAAAAAAGAAATCTACCTTTTGATGAGTTGGCTGTTTGTCTCGActtcaaaaaagaaaagaaaaaaaagaaaagaacttacttgaaatagttttctaaaagaataCCTCTTAGAGAAAGTGATGCGGATctttttgactttatgtaacATGCAATGCAAGATATTTCCAGTTCAAAAATTATAGCTAAAAACTTAATTGTTTATATTGTTACCATCGGAGatcttttttttaaaattttatacgtTTTGTAACAGACATGATCGTCACATTTGGATCAAAAAAATCCAatcaaaataaatttatattCAGATTTGTTCGCAAGATACTATGTCTGTATGTCTGAAAATATAAGATTATAATATAGACTAATtcgaaatgatttgataaaatgATGATCATAGGGTAGGGTCTAGTTCTTAAGATTCAGATAATAAAAAAGTTCCAAACCTTTATGCATGCACCTCCGTACAAGTGTTGCGTACAAGTTCCGGCCAAGATGATCGGGAAATATCAAACCAATTTGAACCGTTCACATCACACTCAGGGACGAGTTTATGTATACCCAAGGTGGGTCACATGaactatttaattttttaaataataccaaaaattatatacaaaaacatttAGGAACTACCTTAAAATTTTGGAATGACCTACCTTAGAGAAAAAGAATGAAAAACGAGATGGAGAAATTTGGGGTGGTGAAACAACAAGAAAGAAGTGAATCGGTGAAAATGCAGATCTTGAAGCTTTGGAACGGCGACTACCAAAAGAAAGAAATACAGTTAGGTTAGATTCAAAAATAGGCTCTTGGACTTTAGTTCCTGAATCTCTTTAGGAGAATTTAAGAGAATGGGCCCAAAAGATAACATGTCTTTTATTAGTTATTTTAGTTTTACATCTATTTTGTTATTTCTGTTATAATAAAAAATGAATATATATCGGCTTTgtttattttctttgtttttattCTTGTTTTGTTTTGTCCTTGCCTAGTTACTTGCTAGGCTTgtggttttttttaaaaaaaatgtatgatAGTTTACAATCACTTTTTGATTAAaataagttttatatatatatatatatatatatatatatatatatatatatatatatatatatatatatatatatgtgtgtgtgacaacccgatatttcaactctttgtaatgaccaaaatgggtcaagtattgtaaccacttttgagtaataaaatttactttcataataaaatgtacaaatagttctatttaatttccttctatgtttaaatgtctttgaaccatgatcgtacgtgaaaagaacgcccaaatccgacttcatatggcgaagttatgattttttcaagttcggcttagcaacagacagctaaaaactcgaaccggagatcgagcgacttttggccggaatgacctaaacgagaatcgaaggtctcgacaatggtattccagcggtaaaaagtctggcaaaaaccgacatcagataaagaagttatgaatttttaatgaaaTTCCTTAAGCACGATGagtttataatatataataaaaaaaataatttcggaatttgccgacggagtctaaacgaaagttgtagagcgtagtctcacctacgcgtggatataaagaccatcgaaaacggagctcgtatgaagaagatatgaatttttgaagtttattaaataaattaattatttatttaaatcaaaattcggaccttatccgaagaggagtcagcgtcctcgtccgggtacgcgctgcgtacccctgtacgcccagcgtacccgagagacttggcctctgatcgtccacgtcgccatatccgaggaagccgacccgtccgacccgtccgacccgccgtcccatccgacccgcgtacccagcaacctgtcccatccgaagccgaggcagtcgaggcttcggtcatgcatgacgtacgcatacgcgctgcgtacgagcgtacgcccagcgtaccgaggcagaccagccttactataaataggatgcgagggcttccaaggaaagggctcatttctctcctctctctcacaatcttgcctcgttttccgtgtccgttcaaacccgaagctctggtctttttggctcaagtcccgagggtcgattttactcccgagaatcccgaggaaaatccgtttcccgagacgaaactctgcccggttttccatctcgctatcttcaaactttcaagtgagtttcataccccttaatcaacctttttaaatattctaaatgcttttatatgctttcaaggggggattacgagtaaaacacacgagtattatcgtgtgttacataaagaaactcttttatatactgttatatattcaaatcacatgcgatttataaacctttacggaacttttatatatataacatatgttaaaatagcattctatcttgggaaatataaatttgttgtaatgcatatataaactaaacttttcttagattattcttgtctatcttagactctacaccaaaaatctatgctttcataaacaagtgattccttttctaggtatttctaaacaaacaaggcacacttttagaaaactataataggtatagttttacgaacaaattcctaactcttatgtactagaaacatgaatttcaagaagtttactttcgtatacaagagcaaacgtaacattttaacaagtagatctgtttttataccacggttttgtgagacactaacttcatgtacgttcgagtacacatttcaagtcctgtattatataccagaatcccttggagggggagcatggtgtttgtgtatagatctatacgggcttgacaacccgcgccctgactgttagctgcagtccaccgtttggggtgacaaacgtcataacattccaacgcctgaagaacgttgtgtataggcattacgagtcaatagtatggttataaaactcacaaggggtattaaaaatgcattgatttacagggttttcaaactcattggttattttacatttacatacattttggaaacaaacattggtcttgagtgaaggctacttttatactagtagaaaatataggattttctaaacacaaacaaacaaagataaatcatttcattcaaacattggtcttgagtgaaggctacttttatactagtagaaaatataggattttctaaacacaaacaaacaaagataaatcatttcattcaaacattgttacttaaatacttatgaaattcaccagcttaatgctgatctactctttcaaaactacttgtatgtcccaggaaatcagtaatttcaggtattcattacgcttttgatgaagggatgctgcggcgacagtttaatctcgtatttttgacatcatattgtaattgagttttgaacatgtaacttttgacaaatgtaaactttcaattatatatatgatggttgcaTTGCTTTcgttactatgtattcatttgttacgttaccacatgaagtcatccgcccccgaacgtttccgccgttcaggtttgggggtgtgacaatatatatatatatatatatatatatatatatatatatatatatatatatatattacacatTTATAAAAAAGCATTATGTATTGTTAAAACATAACAAGTTATTTGTacatgtttatttttttaaatatatgtagGTAATTATCTACACATATGACTAATTTAACATATTGGCTTTGTTTTAAATTTAAGTTGATTTTAgtcaaaaagataaaataaaataaggaaTGTTTGATTTGGACTGGGTCCTCTCACCATCAGTTTTTATACATCTTGAATTGGTTATTTTTATGGTTGAACCCAACTATTTCTTAAACCAATCATAGTTAGTGAACCACGTATGTTTCGATTCTAGACTCGCCACTGATCACAGTAGTAGTAGTGTAAAGGCCGTAAGTCGGGGGGCGGCCATAACATAAAGCTATTACTTTcacacctctctctctttatatatatatatatatatatatatatatatatatatatatacacacacatatatatatatatatatatatatatatctaaaaaGAGAGAGATCTGCTGCGTGAGCAAGGAGCCCAACAGTTTGGAAGATATCTTGAGAAAAAGGTTTAGCATCGGTCTATCATATATGTACTCCAGTTTATTCGAAGTCTCCCAATGGTGTAAGGTCGTCGACTTATTGGGAAAAAGGAGGAAGATCACTTTGATCTCTTGTTTCGGAGAAATCAGTGGCTCACGAGGAATTAAAAGGAACATCTTATATTTGATCTCGAAGTCCTCGTATAGCACTTCTTTCAATCCTAGATGGGGGATCACTTGTAAGAATGACATAATGAGGTAGAACCAATGGGCCCTTAGTCTGCCCCTTATGTAGTACATAGAGGTGTCGCGAAGGAGTGAAGAATGCCCCTTTCCTCCCGGAAGAACCGGACGACCAAATACAAGCACTGACTTCAAAAAAGAGATAGCCTTCCTCTCTCTCCTTTCTTGCAGCTTACGAACCCCCCGAAAACAAGATTGACGCAGAAAGGTAGCGAACTCTTTTTGCTCAATAGCtaaataaagagaaattacaAGGATGAATGCAAATAGCAAGGCGTTGTGCTGTGTGAAATGAGACTGGCTGCCCTAAGTTAAGTGCTTccttattaatattaattaatgatCTTGCTCAGTAGGAGGGCTTTCCCCCTTCTGTGTAGCCTGATTCTCTCTCTGGAAATGAGGGTGCCCTCGATTGACATTTATCATCGAATAAGGAATCCTTCAATGGATGAGAAGGTTGAGTTACAGTACAGACTCCGTTGGCTTTCGCAAGGAAGCATCTCGAAAGTTCCGCAATCTATGGTTGATGCCTCACTCGAACTCTATCCCATACCCTAATGTTGAAGCTACTCTGCCTCTCGGAACCCAAAAAGAAAGTCGGGCGCTTAGGAAGCTATGCAAAACCTGAAAAAAGGAATTTGCATGCTTTCCATCTTTTAGCTCAAAGGTTATGATCATCTCCTCATTAGGCTATTTTGAAAAAAGTATAGCTGACTCATCAGCTGAGTGGTTCGCCTCTTGTCCACCGGTGTTGTTTACTTCATTTTCCGACCTGGAAAACCAATGACTCTTCAGGTTAGGTTCTCTTTCAACATAGACATCCCATTGACCATGGATCAACTTCGTTCCACGAAACAGAAAGGAGGTAGGGGTGCAGAGACAGCCATGAGGTTTGCCTAGAAGCAGCCGCACCAAAGGGAGAATTGGGGATTTTTCTGATAGGAGATAAGGGTGTTTTTCCTTGGCGCTATAAAATTCGCCCACCGGGGTTTATTAATTGGGCTAATTCATAGATCTTTGGGCTTTGATTACCAAGGAATAGAGACTTTACAAATCAAACCAGGGGATTGGCATTCCATTGTTGTTTTTCTATGTTCTAGAGACTTGTATGTAACTATTGAGAGTGAAAAAAGGTAGGTTTTGTCAGTGATTAAATGGAAAGGTTAGCTAGAGCGGAAACTATTCACAGGTAGACTGTTAATAGGAAAACTATTAAGCAATTCATCCTTATTTACATGAGAATTCGGATTATTTCCGGGGGAAGTATAAGTCAAAGGCTGGTCTCTATTCCTAATGGTTGTGGTATAGAAAATATTGTGTAAAATACGAATTATTTTTCACTTATAGAATCTTAAAATTGTAGAATCTTAAATCAAGATTGGAATTTTAACAATAATACAAATGTTTTTAATGATCCGACAAGTGACATGTTGTGATGTCAGT of the Lactuca sativa cultivar Salinas chromosome 6, Lsat_Salinas_v11, whole genome shotgun sequence genome contains:
- the LOC111879624 gene encoding probable receptor-like protein kinase At1g11050, encoding MSSKQPFAWVKVRSPLMGKCRFLCVICLFFILPSLHRAAISSSCPTDFNYVTTFPWDSSACRTTTTNDTATPNCCQTLRSLFGIGLAHHLNQTSTFLFPNLQSSISCLSDFQSHLSSISITQIFSTCLTSTTEFVATPSKCAEIVTLSDWVNKSGPTTALDSSCNVDFAGFLSCSSCLDAGMAVNTRLVALSRNSSKCFTFTALYAAAIVNSFGPEDTRTADCILGVPLAKSRSNSRSKKNTIFAILGALIGTLLFLGAVFAYRRFKNKRKENQFHTDYVRTVKARVLPNTGAKWFRIAELDVATDGFSEQNFIGQGGFGIVYKGTLSDGTEVAVKKMTSFDTEADDDFVNEADIISKIRHRNLLPLRGFCATSDAIKGNERYLVYDFMPNGNLHDHIFNKRTPEKNLTWPQRKSIILDVAKGLSYLHNGIKPPIFHRDIKATNVLLDSNMKALVADFGLAKQSRDGQSQMTTRVAGTYGYVAPEYALYGQLTEKSDVYSFGIIVLEIMSGRKVLEEVKGAAYSGMVLIADWAWEKVKSDRIDEVFDESMREEGTSPMGVMGRFVRVGLLCAHAMVVLRPTISEALKMLEGDIDIPRLPDRPPPLGQESFGLSFRHGTSLWSSSDGSITSPILNT